The Nostoc sp. 'Peltigera membranacea cyanobiont' N6 genome contains the following window.
CTAAGTTGTCTCAATTTGGTAGTAAGCCCTGACTCCATCGAACTACCTACACCCAAGAGTTCTAAGCGCCTCCCCCAGCGCAAGGGAGAGGCAAAGAAGCACATAAAGTCCTATTTACTGTCCGTTTGTTTATTCTGTAACTAGTTGCTTACGTTTGCGAAGAGAGGTGATACCAAAAGCACCTAAGCCTAAGATCCCGATGAGAGAAGTCGGTTCGGGAACAGCTTGGGTAACTACGTCAAATTTGAAATTGGGGCCAATCCTACCGTTACCGGCTGTTAGAGTTGAAGGAAAACTAAACCCTTGGGATGTACCATTTCTGGCGCTACGGGTGAGAGTAATTTCTGGAGCCGTATTTACAACTCCGGGAATAGTATAAAAATCACTAAATGGACTAGTTATTGCTGCACCAATAACGTATGATATTCCAGCAAGAAGATTGACTGATGTAATATCCTCGTAACGAAAGCTTCCAGTTAGTGGACTGGTAGTTTGGACAGTTGTTGAAGCTAGTAAATTCCCGTCCGATGTCCACAAACCAACCAAGTGGGATTGTGATAGAGGATTCCCAGGAGTTTGATCGTAAAAACCTAATGCAGTAACTGAGAGGTTGTCATTAGCAGTAAATGACCAACCGATTGTTTGATTTGTATTATTAACAGATGTGAAGTTAGTTCCACCCGTCAAACTCTGTATCGCTTCATCTGCGTATACAGATGGTGCAGAAACTAAAACTGTTGCCAATATCAAAGGAGAAGCCATTGATAACTTTTTGAGGACATTTGCAATAGTCACGATCTTATTTCTCCGATAAACATTTAACATTCGACACTCTGCATAAGTAGTGTAAAATTTTTATACCTGTAAAGCAAAGCTTTTTCAGGAAATTCACATAAACTTTAATTGAAGAATTCAGAAGCCAGAATTCAGGAGCAAATGGCTGGAGACGCTCCACCTCCGGTCAGAATGCAAGACGCTTGATGACTCGCTAACGCTTCGCTATCAGTGGGGGATTGACCCCCACTGAATTGTTGCACCACCAAATTGAGAATTTGGTGGGGGTGCAAAAACGCCATTTATTCATCATTCATTCATATTCCGGTAAGTGGCGACTGCTGAAGGCGATATCCGGTTCAAATATCGGAATATCCAATATTTGAAAATGGTATCTAAAATCACCGGGAAGGTGGCAATAAATAAGAAAATAAAATCTCGATTTGCTGGTAATCCCCAATGGCGCGATACACCTTCTAACAGTACTTCCCAGCCATGAGGAGAGTGGAAACCTACAAATATATCAGTAAACAAAATGATGATAAATGCCTTAGCACTATCACTAAGCCCATAGACGATATTATCAAAGAAATCTTTGACTACAGCAATAGAAGACTTGCTGATAAGCAAAAGCCAGATAAAAGCGCCTACCGAGAACATATCTGCAAAAACATTTTTGATAGCATTCGAGCTTTGGTGACGAAATTCTTCAGCAAGCTCTCCAGCCTTATTTGCCATTTCAGTTTCCATCTGTTCAGACGACAGTGGAGGAGCATTTTTAATGAGATTTTCAAACTTGAGCTTTTCTTCAAATCTTTCTAATTCTTCAAGGGCTTCCTCTTCCATTTCGGAATTGAGGAATATCTGCATTTGTTCGCTACTTCTAAAATGCTCAACAGATGGCCCTACTACGAAAGCTTTTGCTATCTGATGCGTCAAAAGTGGTACGATAATCAATAGTAAAATAAACCTGATAGATATTATTGTTCTTCTTTGAGTCTGACGAAAATTCTGAATTACTTCTTTTTCAGCATTAGGGTCTAATTCAACTTGCAGACGAGTGATAGTACTTAAAATCGAACGAGGTAAAACGCCTGTTGTATCGACTTTGCTCTTTGGTTTTGGTTTTTTATCCGAGTCTTGAGTTGGTATTTTTGGTGGTAAAGCTGGAGCATTTACAAGCAGCGATTTTTCGTCAGATACCACATTAACTGGAAGATTTGGAGGTTTAACTACTAAAGCGTTATAAGTTATTTGCTCAGAATTTATTGTGTATTTAGATATAACTAGATCGATAAAGTTTAGCTTTTCCAAAACTAAAGAAGGACTGGGATGCTCTATACCTACTTTCTCAGCAGCTTTTTGATTCTCTTCATTTAGAAACCAACGGCTTCCTCTAAACTCTGTCAGCCGCATTTTGGCAATTTTTAATAGCTTGTTGAGGTCTGACTCAAAATAATCCATCACGCTCTTACTGTACGTGGCTGAGTCAATGTCTATTTTATTACCATTGAAATGCTTATCTTCTATTTCCTTAATCTTTAATGCTGCATCGTAAGCTTCATGTAAAGAACGTTCAGGAGTCTGTAAGTACCATCGATAAGCAGCAAGCAAGAAAGAATAGATTTTTTGGCTAAAAACAGAATTTTTCATTGCAGATAATCATCCAGCATTATTTGGTGATTCTTAACCTTAAGTTAACGCACGAGGTATACTAGCAAATCTACAAGGAGAAAGTTTGTGGTTTCTCATTCGGTTTGGATTGTTGGCACTAGTTGCAGTGGTAAAACGGCTCGATTGGTAGAGCAATTTTGTAGTTGGATACAGCCAGAAAAGCAGCATAATGAATCATTTTATACTAAAAAGCCGGGACGTAAAAAAGGCGATCGCATACCCGAATTTTTATATCTTAAACAAACAGAGCCAGGAGTTTTAGTCTTAGCTGCCAACGATGATAATCGCCGAGAATTGGGAGATATAATTGTTACATCTACCTTGGGAAAATATCCGGTGCGTGCTAAGACACCGCTAGGTTTTTTCCAGGATGAAGTTATTTTATTTTGGCCGTTGCTAATTAACTCCTTGAACCTGAAAGCCCAGTTTCCAGTAAGATTGCGTCCAGAAACCGAACAAGAATTAGCAACCAAACTTTGGCGTTCCCAATTAGACGAAGAAATTTTACGGGTTGCGGGAGTGAATGAGTCTCGCTTGGTGCGTCGCATTTTAGACTTGTTGCAATTAGCTGCTTACAGTGGTGTACATTGTGAAGATATTGCCCAGATTTTGGCAAAGGGTCTAGGGGAAAACACTACAACTTTAGAGCCGGAATTTTTGGCATCTTTACTCATTGATTGGCGTAACTGGTGTTTAGAGAGGGGGTTACTTACTTATGGCATTATTACCGAACTCTATAGTCAATATTTGTTGAGCGATCGCAACTACCAACAGCACCTAACTAAACGCTATCAGGCGGTATTGGCGGATGATGTTGACGATTATCCTAGCGTAGCGCGTCTTTTGTTTGAATTGCTATTAGATCGAGGCGCAGTTGGCGCGTTTA
Protein-coding sequences here:
- a CDS encoding proton extrusion protein PcxA; the encoded protein is MKNSVFSQKIYSFLLAAYRWYLQTPERSLHEAYDAALKIKEIEDKHFNGNKIDIDSATYSKSVMDYFESDLNKLLKIAKMRLTEFRGSRWFLNEENQKAAEKVGIEHPSPSLVLEKLNFIDLVISKYTINSEQITYNALVVKPPNLPVNVVSDEKSLLVNAPALPPKIPTQDSDKKPKPKSKVDTTGVLPRSILSTITRLQVELDPNAEKEVIQNFRQTQRRTIISIRFILLLIIVPLLTHQIAKAFVVGPSVEHFRSSEQMQIFLNSEMEEEALEELERFEEKLKFENLIKNAPPLSSEQMETEMANKAGELAEEFRHQSSNAIKNVFADMFSVGAFIWLLLISKSSIAVVKDFFDNIVYGLSDSAKAFIIILFTDIFVGFHSPHGWEVLLEGVSRHWGLPANRDFIFLFIATFPVILDTIFKYWIFRYLNRISPSAVATYRNMNE